A DNA window from Amycolatopsis sp. DSM 110486 contains the following coding sequences:
- a CDS encoding metallophosphoesterase: MKVFAHLSDIHLDGGERADARAAAVLDYLRALERPVEAVFVTGDLADHGLPEEYRRATELLKHPAPVLTCPGNHDVREAFREVLLGEPASVAPVNVATDVNGVLVAMCDSTIPGEGAGYLEDATLAWLDEALTAHDGPAFVAFHHPPVEVGIPLVDAIRQTGEDRLAEVLRRHPRVLALLCGHVHTGAATTFAGVPVRVAPGVVSGGLLPVEPGADRSWAEGGPIDLERPPSLLLHVRHDDGRLTTHQRVVPFSG; this comes from the coding sequence ATGAAGGTCTTCGCGCACCTGTCGGACATCCACCTCGACGGCGGCGAACGCGCCGACGCGCGCGCCGCCGCGGTGCTCGACTACCTGCGCGCCCTCGAGCGCCCGGTCGAGGCCGTGTTCGTGACGGGCGACCTCGCCGACCACGGCCTGCCCGAGGAGTACCGCCGCGCGACCGAGCTGCTCAAGCACCCCGCGCCCGTGCTTACGTGTCCTGGCAACCACGACGTGCGCGAGGCCTTCCGCGAGGTCCTGCTCGGCGAGCCGGCGAGCGTCGCCCCGGTGAATGTCGCCACCGATGTGAACGGCGTCCTCGTGGCCATGTGCGACTCGACGATTCCCGGCGAGGGCGCGGGTTATCTCGAAGACGCGACGCTCGCGTGGCTCGACGAAGCGCTCACCGCCCACGACGGTCCCGCGTTCGTCGCGTTCCACCACCCGCCGGTCGAGGTCGGCATCCCGCTCGTGGACGCCATCCGCCAGACCGGCGAAGACCGCCTCGCCGAGGTCCTGCGGCGCCACCCGCGGGTGCTCGCGCTGCTCTGCGGCCACGTCCACACCGGCGCCGCCACCACGTTCGCGGGCGTGCCCGTGCGCGTCGCCCCGGGCGTCGTCTCCGGTGGGCTGCTGCCCGTCGAGCCCGGCGCCGACCGCTCCTGGGCCGAGGGCGGGCCGATCGACCTCGAGCGGCCGCCGTCGCTGCTGCTGCACGTGCGGCACGACGACGGCCGGCTCACCACCCACCAGCGGGTGGTGCCGTTCAGCGGCTGA
- a CDS encoding GntR family transcriptional regulator, whose product MTKRLLRGELIEEITARVLDGRLDARINEVHLARELGVSRTPLREALIGLADRGLLVAAPGRGFLVAPLDPEEARRLYPLVAELESLALRWTSPLDLTLLPDALDAIADEMAARPAGADLSTVDDRWHELLLSRCGNPHLLRLIEQTKPLLKRYESVYFGGPERAAESIDEHRGIADALRSGDGPGATALLVRNWVKALAYLERS is encoded by the coding sequence ATGACCAAGCGACTCCTGCGGGGTGAGCTCATCGAGGAGATCACCGCGCGCGTGCTCGACGGCCGGCTGGACGCCCGGATCAACGAGGTGCACCTCGCGCGCGAGCTCGGCGTGAGCCGCACGCCGCTGCGGGAAGCGCTGATCGGGCTCGCCGACCGCGGGCTGCTCGTCGCCGCGCCCGGTCGCGGGTTCCTCGTCGCGCCGCTCGACCCGGAGGAGGCCCGGCGGCTCTACCCGCTGGTCGCCGAGCTGGAGTCGCTCGCCTTGCGCTGGACCTCGCCGCTGGACCTGACCCTCCTGCCGGACGCGCTCGACGCGATCGCCGACGAGATGGCGGCTCGGCCCGCCGGCGCCGATCTGTCCACTGTGGACGATCGCTGGCACGAGCTGTTGCTCTCCCGCTGCGGCAACCCGCACCTGCTGCGCTTGATCGAGCAGACCAAACCTCTGCTCAAACGCTACGAATCCGTGTACTTCGGCGGCCCCGAGCGGGCCGCCGAGAGTATCGACGAGCACCGGGGGATCGCCGACGCGCTGCGTTCCGGCGACGGGCCCGGCGCGACGGCGCTGCTCGTGCGCAACTGGGTCAAGGCACTGGCGTACCTCGAACGGAGCTGA
- a CDS encoding aminotransferase class V-fold PLP-dependent enzyme produces the protein MVSIQPADVARARAETPGCTGVVHFNNAGSALPPARVTDTMVDYLRAEALVGGYEAAAAAAERTEAVYTSVARLINAAPEDIAITDNATRSWQAVFYALRFGPGDRILTSRAEYASNAIAYLQVARRTGARVEVVADDETGQLDVADLRRLIDDDVKLIAVSHVPTQCGLVNPAEEIGKVAREAGIPFLLDACQSAGQLDLDVELLQCDALSATGRKYLRGPRGTGFLYVHPRLREQLEPAMLDLHSASWESPDEFVVDPTAKRFEVWERDYAAVLGLGAAVDYALEWGLPAIEHRVAELGATLRGRLGDLDGVRVHDVGARKCGLVAFSLDGLGAEQVKVRLSAAKINTSVTHATSAQYDFTARDLPDLVRASVHYYNTEGEIDLLTSQVAKLAQESRNG, from the coding sequence ATGGTCAGCATCCAGCCCGCCGACGTGGCCCGCGCCCGCGCCGAGACGCCCGGCTGCACCGGCGTCGTCCACTTCAACAACGCCGGTTCGGCGCTCCCGCCGGCCCGCGTCACCGACACGATGGTCGACTACCTGCGAGCCGAAGCGCTGGTCGGCGGCTACGAGGCCGCCGCGGCGGCGGCCGAGCGCACCGAGGCCGTGTACACGTCCGTGGCGAGGCTGATCAACGCCGCGCCCGAGGACATCGCGATCACGGACAACGCGACACGCTCGTGGCAGGCGGTCTTCTACGCGCTGCGCTTCGGCCCGGGCGACCGGATCCTGACCTCCCGCGCCGAGTACGCGAGCAACGCGATCGCCTACCTCCAGGTGGCGCGCCGCACCGGGGCGCGCGTGGAGGTGGTCGCCGACGACGAGACCGGCCAGCTCGACGTGGCCGACCTGCGCCGCCTGATCGACGACGACGTGAAGCTCATCGCCGTGAGCCACGTGCCGACGCAGTGCGGCCTGGTGAACCCGGCCGAGGAGATCGGCAAGGTCGCGCGCGAGGCCGGGATCCCGTTCCTGCTCGACGCGTGCCAGTCGGCCGGGCAGCTCGACCTCGACGTGGAGCTGCTGCAGTGCGACGCACTGTCGGCTACCGGCCGCAAGTACCTGCGCGGGCCGCGCGGCACCGGCTTCCTTTACGTGCACCCGCGGCTGCGCGAGCAGCTCGAGCCGGCGATGCTCGACCTCCACTCGGCCAGCTGGGAGTCGCCGGACGAGTTCGTGGTGGACCCCACGGCGAAGCGGTTCGAGGTCTGGGAACGCGACTACGCGGCCGTGCTGGGGCTCGGCGCGGCCGTCGACTACGCGCTCGAATGGGGCCTGCCGGCGATCGAGCACCGCGTGGCCGAGCTGGGCGCGACGCTGCGCGGCCGCCTCGGTGACCTCGACGGCGTGCGGGTGCACGACGTCGGCGCGCGCAAGTGCGGGCTCGTCGCGTTCAGCCTCGACGGCCTCGGCGCGGAGCAGGTGAAGGTGCGGCTTTCGGCCGCGAAGATCAACACGAGCGTGACCCACGCGACCTCGGCGCAGTACGACTTCACCGCCCGCGACCTGCCCGACCTCGTCCGCGCGTCGGTGCACTACTACAACACCGAGGGCGAGATCGACTTGCTGACGAGCCAGGTGGCGAAGCTGGCCCAGGAGTCGCGCAACGGCTGA
- a CDS encoding CocE/NonD family hydrolase: MLQRIADLLLGLPKAEGPAPVATKGLRIPMPDGVHLVADRYTPAGRRSGPVVLVRTPYGRSGPIAALFGSVFARHGLQTVVQSTRGTFGSEGEFRPFHLEREDGIATAEWLREQPWCDGRLATAGLSYLGHTQWAIGPYLDPPLEAMALGVTASEFVSTFYPGGVLAADNMVSWSAMIGRQEERFGGLPNPVQTRKTRRAMAHLPLNAADVAAIGKQVLFLRDVTTHAEPDDGYWAMSDHSAEVAGLTVPVSMVTGWYDLFIQGQLRDFRTLQDAGRAPRITIGPWAHGDPASLRISVQDQVGFLRAHLLDDRAQLQRSPVRLYLQQAATWLDFDAWPPESTATDSHLRPIGGLGEVVDGEARPTAFTYDPADPTPAVGGPLLTGTNKQQDNNVVEARDDVLVFTGEPLIADLDVIGEASATVFVRTELGHADVYVRLCDVDQDGRSRNVTDGILRLRPGAPEADAHGIVTVRVQLDPTAYRFRRGHRLRVQVAGGAFPRFARNHGTGEPVASAVDGKANRFEIFHDAAHPSRVTLPVFSR; the protein is encoded by the coding sequence GTGCTGCAGCGCATCGCCGACCTCCTGCTCGGTCTCCCGAAGGCGGAGGGCCCGGCCCCCGTCGCCACCAAGGGCCTGCGGATACCCATGCCCGACGGGGTCCACCTCGTGGCCGACCGGTACACGCCGGCCGGCCGGCGTTCGGGGCCGGTCGTGCTCGTGCGCACGCCGTACGGGCGCAGCGGGCCGATCGCCGCGCTCTTCGGCAGCGTCTTCGCGCGCCACGGCCTGCAGACAGTCGTGCAGAGCACGCGCGGCACGTTCGGCTCCGAGGGCGAGTTCCGCCCGTTCCACCTCGAACGCGAGGACGGCATCGCCACCGCCGAGTGGCTGCGCGAGCAGCCGTGGTGCGACGGGCGGCTGGCGACGGCGGGCCTGAGCTACCTCGGGCACACGCAATGGGCGATCGGGCCCTACCTCGACCCGCCGCTCGAGGCGATGGCGCTGGGCGTGACGGCTTCGGAGTTCGTGAGCACGTTCTACCCGGGCGGGGTGCTCGCGGCCGACAACATGGTGTCGTGGTCGGCCATGATCGGCCGGCAGGAGGAGCGGTTCGGCGGGCTGCCGAACCCGGTGCAGACGCGCAAGACGCGCCGCGCAATGGCGCACCTGCCGCTGAACGCCGCCGATGTGGCCGCGATCGGCAAGCAGGTGCTGTTCCTGCGCGACGTGACCACCCACGCCGAACCGGACGACGGCTACTGGGCCATGTCCGACCACAGCGCGGAGGTCGCCGGGCTCACCGTGCCCGTCAGCATGGTCACCGGGTGGTACGACCTGTTCATCCAGGGGCAGCTGCGCGACTTCCGCACGCTGCAGGACGCCGGGCGCGCGCCGCGGATCACGATCGGGCCGTGGGCCCACGGCGACCCGGCCAGCCTGCGGATCTCCGTGCAGGACCAGGTCGGGTTCCTGCGCGCGCACCTGCTCGACGACCGCGCGCAGCTGCAGCGCTCCCCCGTGCGGCTGTACCTGCAGCAGGCGGCGACCTGGCTCGACTTCGACGCGTGGCCGCCCGAGTCCACGGCCACCGACTCGCACCTGCGGCCGATCGGCGGCCTCGGCGAGGTGGTCGACGGCGAAGCCCGGCCCACCGCGTTCACCTACGACCCCGCCGACCCGACACCCGCGGTCGGCGGGCCACTGCTGACGGGCACCAACAAGCAGCAGGACAACAACGTGGTCGAGGCCCGCGACGACGTGCTCGTGTTCACCGGCGAACCGCTGATCGCCGACCTCGACGTGATCGGCGAGGCGAGCGCGACCGTGTTCGTGCGCACCGAACTCGGCCACGCCGACGTGTACGTGCGGCTCTGCGACGTGGACCAGGACGGGCGCTCCCGCAACGTCACCGACGGCATCCTCCGGCTGCGGCCCGGCGCGCCCGAGGCGGACGCCCACGGGATCGTGACGGTGCGGGTTCAGCTCGACCCGACGGCCTACCGGTTCCGCCGCGGCCACCGGCTGCGCGTGCAGGTGGCGGGCGGTGCGTTCCCGCGCTTCGCCCGTAACCACGGCACGGGCGAACCGGTGGCGAGCGCCGTCGACGGCAAGGCGAACCGGTTCGAGATCTTCCACGACGCGGCGCACCCGTCGCGGGTCACGCTGCCCGTCTTCAGCCGCTGA